A portion of the Tachysurus fulvidraco isolate hzauxx_2018 chromosome 8, HZAU_PFXX_2.0, whole genome shotgun sequence genome contains these proteins:
- the si:zfos-911d5.4 gene encoding uncharacterized protein si:zfos-911d5.4 isoform X5: MLYRAACCEIVFRDSVSSVTCLRLLTHSKHLKQQRHVYRFYTGLFSGGVFVCEMMFELWSRLVHMYRSSGPGEPDGCVKNAGLSASPAGPELSKTKEEKIPTLQEFLQHARRLSGLKKENLFCNLRIPNQFQTSRQEINLIILTGAGVYCIDVMPWRGVVSAPASNTWHIQVKEEEQNFSNTSIQQIPDPLQSIMMKAKDLCSHMQRCGVNIKPTLFLPRILFLSPHCHLNEELRKRKELVSSEDVETFLRSITEGYVTWIADAITPSWISGHLSFRQLGAARHILGQLGTWDVVQLSSGTELKGDFQGCQHLALDRQETDMLEFSRGRSLSTETLWALLGHKPQV, encoded by the exons ATGTTGTACAGAGCGGCGTGTTGTGAAATCGTGTTCAGGGATTCGGTTTCATCAGTCACATGTCTCAGACTTCTGACACACTCTAAACACCTGAAACAGCAGAGACACGTTTACCGATTTTACACCGGTTTATTCTCGG GtggagtatttgtgtgtgagatgatgtTTGAGCTCTGGAGTCGACTGGTCCACATGTACCGCTCCTCAGGACCTGGAGAACCTGACGGCTGTGTAAAGAACGCCGGCCTGTCGGCTTCTCCTGCTGGTCCGGAGCTGTCAAAAACCAAAGAGGAGAAGATTCCAACCTTACAGGAGTTTCTACAACACGCACG GAGGCTCAGTGGACTGAAGAAAGAGAACCTGTTCTGTAACCTGCGCATCCCAAATCAGTTCCAGACATCACGACAGGAGATCAACCTCATCATCCTCACAG GTGCCGGTGTGTACTGTATAGATGTGATGCCATGGAGGGGTGTGGTCTCTGCTCCCGCCTCCAACACATGGCACATCCAGGTAAAAGAGGAGGAGCAGAACTTCAGCAACACGTCCATCCAGCAGATCCCTGACCCACTGCAGTCCATCATG ATGAAAGCCAAAGACCTGTGCAGCCACATGCAGCGGTGTGGCGTGAACATCAAGCCCACGCTCTTTTTACCCAGAATCCTCTTCCTCTCACCACACTGTCATCTTAATGAAGAgttgaggaagaggaaggagctGGTCTCTTCTGAAGACGTGGAGACGTTTCTTCGCTCAATCACAGAGGGTTATGTCACCTGGATCGCAGACGCCATCACACCTTCGTGGATCTCAG GTCACCTGTCATTCAGACAGCTGGGAGCAGCAAGACACATTTTGGGACAGTTGGGGACGTGGGACGTGGTGCAGCTGAGCAGTGGCACTGAGCTGAAGGGAGACTTTCAGGGTTGCCAGCACCTCGcgcttgacagacaggaaacagacATGCTGGAGTTCAGCAGGGGGCGGAGCTTAAGCACTGAAACACTGTGGGCTCTGCTGGGACACAAACCACAG
- the si:zfos-911d5.4 gene encoding uncharacterized protein si:zfos-911d5.4 isoform X4, which yields MLYRAACCEIVFRDSVSSVTCLRLLTHSKHLKQQRHVYRFYTGLFSGGVFVCEMMFELWSRLVHMYRSSGPGEPDGCVKNAGLSASPAGPELSKTKEEKIPTLQEFLQHARRLSGLKKENLFCNLRIPNQFQTSRQEINLIILTGAGVYCIDVMPWRGVVSAPASNTWHIQVKEEEQNFSNTSIQQIPDPLQSIMMKAKDLCSHMQRCGVNIKPTLFLPRILFLSPHCHLNEELRKRKELVSSEDVETFLRSITEGYVTWIADAITPSWISGHLSFRQLGAARHILGQLGTWDVVQLSSGTELKGDFQGCQHLALDRQETDMLEFSRGRSLSTETLWALLGHKPQAVSE from the exons ATGTTGTACAGAGCGGCGTGTTGTGAAATCGTGTTCAGGGATTCGGTTTCATCAGTCACATGTCTCAGACTTCTGACACACTCTAAACACCTGAAACAGCAGAGACACGTTTACCGATTTTACACCGGTTTATTCTCGG GtggagtatttgtgtgtgagatgatgtTTGAGCTCTGGAGTCGACTGGTCCACATGTACCGCTCCTCAGGACCTGGAGAACCTGACGGCTGTGTAAAGAACGCCGGCCTGTCGGCTTCTCCTGCTGGTCCGGAGCTGTCAAAAACCAAAGAGGAGAAGATTCCAACCTTACAGGAGTTTCTACAACACGCACG GAGGCTCAGTGGACTGAAGAAAGAGAACCTGTTCTGTAACCTGCGCATCCCAAATCAGTTCCAGACATCACGACAGGAGATCAACCTCATCATCCTCACAG GTGCCGGTGTGTACTGTATAGATGTGATGCCATGGAGGGGTGTGGTCTCTGCTCCCGCCTCCAACACATGGCACATCCAGGTAAAAGAGGAGGAGCAGAACTTCAGCAACACGTCCATCCAGCAGATCCCTGACCCACTGCAGTCCATCATG ATGAAAGCCAAAGACCTGTGCAGCCACATGCAGCGGTGTGGCGTGAACATCAAGCCCACGCTCTTTTTACCCAGAATCCTCTTCCTCTCACCACACTGTCATCTTAATGAAGAgttgaggaagaggaaggagctGGTCTCTTCTGAAGACGTGGAGACGTTTCTTCGCTCAATCACAGAGGGTTATGTCACCTGGATCGCAGACGCCATCACACCTTCGTGGATCTCAG GTCACCTGTCATTCAGACAGCTGGGAGCAGCAAGACACATTTTGGGACAGTTGGGGACGTGGGACGTGGTGCAGCTGAGCAGTGGCACTGAGCTGAAGGGAGACTTTCAGGGTTGCCAGCACCTCGcgcttgacagacaggaaacagacATGCTGGAGTTCAGCAGGGGGCGGAGCTTAAGCACTGAAACACTGTGGGCTCTGCTGGGACACAAACCACAG gcagtgagtgagtga
- the si:zfos-911d5.4 gene encoding uncharacterized protein si:zfos-911d5.4 isoform X3: MLYRAACCEIVFRDSVSSVTCLRLLTHSKHLKQQRHVYRFYTGLFSGGVFVCEMMFELWSRLVHMYRSSGPGEPDGCVKNAGLSASPAGPELSKTKEEKIPTLQEFLQHARRLSGLKKENLFCNLRIPNQFQTSRQEINLIILTGAGVYCIDVMPWRGVVSAPASNTWHIQVKEEEQNFSNTSIQQIPDPLQSIMMKAKDLCSHMQRCGVNIKPTLFLPRILFLSPHCHLNEELRKRKELVSSEDVETFLRSITEGYVTWIADAITPSWISGHLSFRQLGAARHILGQLGTWDVVQLSSGTELKGDFQGCQHLALDRQETDMLEFSRGRSLSTETLWALLGHKPQCEEQGGDERRNC, translated from the exons ATGTTGTACAGAGCGGCGTGTTGTGAAATCGTGTTCAGGGATTCGGTTTCATCAGTCACATGTCTCAGACTTCTGACACACTCTAAACACCTGAAACAGCAGAGACACGTTTACCGATTTTACACCGGTTTATTCTCGG GtggagtatttgtgtgtgagatgatgtTTGAGCTCTGGAGTCGACTGGTCCACATGTACCGCTCCTCAGGACCTGGAGAACCTGACGGCTGTGTAAAGAACGCCGGCCTGTCGGCTTCTCCTGCTGGTCCGGAGCTGTCAAAAACCAAAGAGGAGAAGATTCCAACCTTACAGGAGTTTCTACAACACGCACG GAGGCTCAGTGGACTGAAGAAAGAGAACCTGTTCTGTAACCTGCGCATCCCAAATCAGTTCCAGACATCACGACAGGAGATCAACCTCATCATCCTCACAG GTGCCGGTGTGTACTGTATAGATGTGATGCCATGGAGGGGTGTGGTCTCTGCTCCCGCCTCCAACACATGGCACATCCAGGTAAAAGAGGAGGAGCAGAACTTCAGCAACACGTCCATCCAGCAGATCCCTGACCCACTGCAGTCCATCATG ATGAAAGCCAAAGACCTGTGCAGCCACATGCAGCGGTGTGGCGTGAACATCAAGCCCACGCTCTTTTTACCCAGAATCCTCTTCCTCTCACCACACTGTCATCTTAATGAAGAgttgaggaagaggaaggagctGGTCTCTTCTGAAGACGTGGAGACGTTTCTTCGCTCAATCACAGAGGGTTATGTCACCTGGATCGCAGACGCCATCACACCTTCGTGGATCTCAG GTCACCTGTCATTCAGACAGCTGGGAGCAGCAAGACACATTTTGGGACAGTTGGGGACGTGGGACGTGGTGCAGCTGAGCAGTGGCACTGAGCTGAAGGGAGACTTTCAGGGTTGCCAGCACCTCGcgcttgacagacaggaaacagacATGCTGGAGTTCAGCAGGGGGCGGAGCTTAAGCACTGAAACACTGTGGGCTCTGCTGGGACACAAACCACAG TGTGAAGAGCAAGGAGGTGATGAAAGGAGGAACTGTTAA
- the si:zfos-911d5.4 gene encoding uncharacterized protein si:zfos-911d5.4 isoform X2, whose product MLYRAACCEIVFRDSVSSVTCLRLLTHSKHLKQQRHVYRFYTGLFSGGVFVCEMMFELWSRLVHMYRSSGPGEPDGCVKNAGLSASPAGPELSKTKEEKIPTLQEFLQHARRLSGLKKENLFCNLRIPNQFQTSRQEINLIILTGAGVYCIDVMPWRGVVSAPASNTWHIQVKEEEQNFSNTSIQQIPDPLQSIMMKAKDLCSHMQRCGVNIKPTLFLPRILFLSPHCHLNEELRKRKELVSSEDVETFLRSITEGYVTWIADAITPSWISGHLSFRQLGAARHILGQLGTWDVVQLSSGTELKGDFQGCQHLALDRQETDMLEFSRGRSLSTETLWALLGHKPQYWRPRICSSFSPLLDESRCGFT is encoded by the exons ATGTTGTACAGAGCGGCGTGTTGTGAAATCGTGTTCAGGGATTCGGTTTCATCAGTCACATGTCTCAGACTTCTGACACACTCTAAACACCTGAAACAGCAGAGACACGTTTACCGATTTTACACCGGTTTATTCTCGG GtggagtatttgtgtgtgagatgatgtTTGAGCTCTGGAGTCGACTGGTCCACATGTACCGCTCCTCAGGACCTGGAGAACCTGACGGCTGTGTAAAGAACGCCGGCCTGTCGGCTTCTCCTGCTGGTCCGGAGCTGTCAAAAACCAAAGAGGAGAAGATTCCAACCTTACAGGAGTTTCTACAACACGCACG GAGGCTCAGTGGACTGAAGAAAGAGAACCTGTTCTGTAACCTGCGCATCCCAAATCAGTTCCAGACATCACGACAGGAGATCAACCTCATCATCCTCACAG GTGCCGGTGTGTACTGTATAGATGTGATGCCATGGAGGGGTGTGGTCTCTGCTCCCGCCTCCAACACATGGCACATCCAGGTAAAAGAGGAGGAGCAGAACTTCAGCAACACGTCCATCCAGCAGATCCCTGACCCACTGCAGTCCATCATG ATGAAAGCCAAAGACCTGTGCAGCCACATGCAGCGGTGTGGCGTGAACATCAAGCCCACGCTCTTTTTACCCAGAATCCTCTTCCTCTCACCACACTGTCATCTTAATGAAGAgttgaggaagaggaaggagctGGTCTCTTCTGAAGACGTGGAGACGTTTCTTCGCTCAATCACAGAGGGTTATGTCACCTGGATCGCAGACGCCATCACACCTTCGTGGATCTCAG GTCACCTGTCATTCAGACAGCTGGGAGCAGCAAGACACATTTTGGGACAGTTGGGGACGTGGGACGTGGTGCAGCTGAGCAGTGGCACTGAGCTGAAGGGAGACTTTCAGGGTTGCCAGCACCTCGcgcttgacagacaggaaacagacATGCTGGAGTTCAGCAGGGGGCGGAGCTTAAGCACTGAAACACTGTGGGCTCTGCTGGGACACAAACCACAG